The genomic DNA GATACCGCCATGCGACGTCGACGAAGGTTCATCGTAGTCGACAGGGCTCATTCGAACTCCGGGTAGCGAAGTGACATTACATCACTTAATCTGGTCCCGGCAGATTCTTCGTCTGATCCATTGCCTTTTTTTACCTGAGCTGCGGATGGTTCTATGGCTCCGGTGATCAAACCTTTTCACGAAGTGTCGCTCCGTGCCAGGCCGCATGGAGCGTTTCAGTTGGCGGACGGCACGGTAGAATGGAGTCTGTGGGCCCCTCAGGCGCGGAGCGTGGAAGTCGCGATCGAATGTGGCGGCGCCCGCGTTGCGCGGCGCATGGCGATCGCGTCGGACGGCTATTTCACGCATACCGAGCAGCGCGCGACCAACGACATCGTACGATATGCCTTCCGGCTAGACGACAACGACCGTTGGTTGCCGGATCCAGCTTCGCGTTGGCAGCCCGACGGTGTTCATCAACCGTCCGCTCTTTATTGCGCGGAGGACTTCCGTTGGACCGATGCGGATTGGGGCGGCGTGACGATGCGGGACTTGGCGATCTATGAAATGCACGTCGGCACGTTCACCGAGGAGGGCACGTTCGACGCGATCGTCCCGCGGCTCGGCGAACTGCGTGACTTAGGCGTAACGGCGATCGAGTTGATGCCAGTCGCGCAGTTTCCAGGCGATCGCAATTGGGGCTACGATGGCGTCTATTTGTACGCCGTGCAGTCAAGCTACGGCGGGCCTCGCGCATTGCAACGACTCGTCGACGCCTGTCACGCGCATGGCTTGGCCGTGATCCTGGACGTCGTGTACAACCATCTCGGACCAGAAGGAAACTACCTCAATGCATTCGGCCCTTATTTCACGGACTTTTATCGCACGATCTGGGGCCAGGCCTGGAACTATCATGGCGCCGACAGCGATCCGGTGCGCCGCTTCATCCTCGACAATGCGTGCATGTGGATTCGAGACTTCCATGTTGACGGACTACGATTGGACGCGGTACACGCGATCATCGACCTGAGTTCCAAGCACATCTTGGCGGAGATCGGCGAGGCGGCGCAAGAGACCTCGCGGGCGCTGGAGCGAGACGTCGTGGTGATTGCTGAGATCGGCGAAAACGATCCTCGACATCTTGAGCCGTGCGACCATGGCGGCTTCGGTCTGCAAGGCGTATGGAGCGATGACTTTCATCATTGCGCGCATGCGTTGCTGACCGGCGAACGCGACGGCTACTATTTTGATTTCGGCGGCGTAGAGCACTTGGCGAAAGCCTTTGCCGAAGGCTTCGTCTACGACGGGTGCTATAGCCCGTTCCACAGGCGCCGTCATGGCGACTCCTCGCGTGATATCGCTCGCGAGCGGTTGGTGACGTGCATTCAAAACCACGATCAAGTCGGGAACCGCGCCTTTGGCGAGCGCTTGCCGGCGCTGGTGTCGCCCGAGAAAGTGCGATTTGCCGCGGCGGCGGCGCTCCTGGCGCCCACCACGCCGCTGCTGTTCATGGGGGAAGAGTATGGTGAATCCGAGCCATTTCAGTTCTTCTGCTCGTTCGGCGATGAGAACCTAATTGAAGCCGTCCGTCGTGGGCGGCGAGAGGAATTCGCCGCTTTGGCCTTTCATTGGAAAGAGGAAGTGCCGGATCCGAACGTCGTGGAGACGTTTGTACGTTCTCGGTTGAGCTGGCGGTGGGAAGACGATCCCGTTCGCGCGGGGATGCGGCGTCTGTATCGAGCGTTGCTGCACGCACGGCGCGTGTGGCCTGCGCTCGTCGATCGAGAGCACACCGAGGTGTCGATCGTATCTCGCGATGGTCAACCTGCGCGGTTGATCATCGAGCGCGGGAGCAAGCGCGAACTTCATATCGTGTTCAACTTGCTTGACGGCGTGCAGCCGCTTGAGGAATCGTCCAAGTCCGACCGAGTTGTACTGCTGAGCACAGCGGTGTTTCGCTACGGGGGCCGACGCCAGACCGCGACGTCCGAGTTGCTGCCCTTCGAGGTTGTCGTAAAGGGGCCGATCGCGTGGAAGCTGGAAGGTTAGATCCCGAGCATGAATTGGCAGTTCAGCAATCGCTTGAGCTGTTCTCGGCGCGCCGTCAGCCGCCGCGCGCGACATATCGACTGCAGTTTCACGCCAATTTCACCTTTGGCGATGCCGCTGCCATTGTGCCTTACCTGGCTCGACTGGGCGTCAGTCATGTCTATGCATCGCCATTGCTCCAAGCGAAAAGCGGTAGCCCGCACGGGTATGATGTTTGTAGTTACGGTCATCTGAATTTGGAGCTAGGGGGGGAGCTTGGGTTTCAGGAGTTTGCCCGAGTTCTGTGCGCGCACGACATGGGTCTCGTTGCGGACATCGTGCCAAATCACATGAGCGCCAGCACGCAGAACGCCTGGTGGCGCGACGTGCTCGAGAACGGTCCAAACTCTCCGTTCGCGCAATTCTTTGATATCGATTGGCACCCGCTTAAGGATGAACTTGCCAATCGGGTGTTGCTGCCAATCCTGGGCGGGCAGTATGGACAAGTGCTTGAAAACGGCGAATTGCGAATTGAGCACCGCGACGGCGGTTTCCACCTTCGCTATTTCGATAATGTGCTGCCGCTCGGCCCAAAAACCGCGTTGCCAATCCTCACGGATAACATGAGCGATTTGGCCGCCTTGATCGGTCCACGGTCCGACGAGTTCATCGAATACCAGAGCATTCTCACGGCGCTCGAGAATCTACCATCGCAAACCGCCACGTCGTTTCACGACGTCGTGGTTCGGCAACGCGAGAAAGAGGTCATCAAACGCCGAATTCGCGACCTGGAACTCCGCTGTCCGGCGTTGCGTGAGCATATTGAGAAATCCTTGAGCGTCGTGAACGGGCAGCCGAAGGTTGCCGAGAGTTTCAACCGTCTGGATGACATCCTGACAGCGCAGCCGTATCGACTTTGTCATTGGCGCGTGGCGGCGGACGAAATCAACTATCGCCGCTTCTTTGACATTAACGAATTAGCGGCTGTGTGCATGGAGAACCCGCTGGTGTTTTTCCACGCGCATCGCTGTATCATCCAACTGGCGGCCCGTGGACTCATTTCCGGTTTGCGCATCGACCACGTCGACGGCCTGTTTGCTCCCGAGGAATACCTGTGGCGGCTGCAATGGATGTACATGGCAGAAACAGTACGCTGGCGCATGACGACGAACGCCGTGGCGTGCCACATGACGCCACAGGCCGAGTTTGACCTCGCCTTATCGACAATCTCCGAACTAACGGACGGGGCGGCAGCATCCTTTATCGACATTTCACGTGAGGTAGATGTCGCCGAGTCGGCCGCTGTTGCCGCATGTGTGCGAACGCTCTGTCTTAGGATGGGGTTGCCGTATCCGTCCGCACAAGACTGGCCGGCGGTCGTCGGCGGCGCTTGGGATGCACCGCAAGCCCCATCGGAGGAGCGGATGGAGGCGGCCTCGCCTTTAACGCCTCGTTTTCGTGGCGCAGTTCCTCTTTACGTCGTCGTGGAGAAGATTCTGGGCCCCGACGAGCCTTTGCCGGAAAGTTGGCCGGTGGCGGGCACTTCTGGATACGATTTTCTCACGCATGCGAACGGCCTGACGGTATCGCCGGAAGGCTGGAAGCAGCTGTGCCGCGACTATGCGCGTTGGGTGCCCGAATACGGCGCCTACCGACAGGTGGCGATCGACGCCAAGCGGTTGATTCTGCGAACGGCGATGTCCAGCGAGCTGCAAATGTTAGCGCACCGCTTGAACCGGATCTCGGAGCGCCAGCGACGCACCCGTGATTTCACTCTCAACCTGCTCCGCACGTCGCTGCGCGAAGTGCTGGTATACTTTCCCGTGTACCGCGTTTATCCTCAGCACGGGTGCGTCAGTGATCGCGATCGTTGCTTCGTGCGCCATGCGGTGGCGATGGCCAAACGCCGGAATCAGACCAGCGACACGGACGCGTTTGATTTCATTCAGGACGTGTTGACAATGGCGCATCCCGAGGGCGCGACCGACGAAGTCATCCTCGAGCGCGAGTTGTTCACCGGCCGTTTCCAGCAAGTCACTAGCCCGGTAATGGCCAAGGGTGTCGAAGACACGGCGTTTTACGTGTACGTGCCGCTGGCGTCGGTAAATGATGTGGGCGCCGAGCCGGGGGCGCCGACGGTATCTGTCGCAGACTTTCACCAACTTGCCATCGAGCGCCATCAGGAATGGCCACATGCCATGCTGGCGACCACGACGCATGACACCAAGAGAACCGAAGACGTTCGCGCGCGGCTGAACGTATTGTCGGAAATGCCGGGACAAT from Planctomycetia bacterium includes the following:
- the treZ gene encoding malto-oligosyltrehalose trehalohydrolase → MAPVIKPFHEVSLRARPHGAFQLADGTVEWSLWAPQARSVEVAIECGGARVARRMAIASDGYFTHTEQRATNDIVRYAFRLDDNDRWLPDPASRWQPDGVHQPSALYCAEDFRWTDADWGGVTMRDLAIYEMHVGTFTEEGTFDAIVPRLGELRDLGVTAIELMPVAQFPGDRNWGYDGVYLYAVQSSYGGPRALQRLVDACHAHGLAVILDVVYNHLGPEGNYLNAFGPYFTDFYRTIWGQAWNYHGADSDPVRRFILDNACMWIRDFHVDGLRLDAVHAIIDLSSKHILAEIGEAAQETSRALERDVVVIAEIGENDPRHLEPCDHGGFGLQGVWSDDFHHCAHALLTGERDGYYFDFGGVEHLAKAFAEGFVYDGCYSPFHRRRHGDSSRDIARERLVTCIQNHDQVGNRAFGERLPALVSPEKVRFAAAAALLAPTTPLLFMGEEYGESEPFQFFCSFGDENLIEAVRRGRREEFAALAFHWKEEVPDPNVVETFVRSRLSWRWEDDPVRAGMRRLYRALLHARRVWPALVDREHTEVSIVSRDGQPARLIIERGSKRELHIVFNLLDGVQPLEESSKSDRVVLLSTAVFRYGGRRQTATSELLPFEVVVKGPIAWKLEG
- the treY gene encoding malto-oligosyltrehalose synthase; protein product: MEAGRLDPEHELAVQQSLELFSARRQPPRATYRLQFHANFTFGDAAAIVPYLARLGVSHVYASPLLQAKSGSPHGYDVCSYGHLNLELGGELGFQEFARVLCAHDMGLVADIVPNHMSASTQNAWWRDVLENGPNSPFAQFFDIDWHPLKDELANRVLLPILGGQYGQVLENGELRIEHRDGGFHLRYFDNVLPLGPKTALPILTDNMSDLAALIGPRSDEFIEYQSILTALENLPSQTATSFHDVVVRQREKEVIKRRIRDLELRCPALREHIEKSLSVVNGQPKVAESFNRLDDILTAQPYRLCHWRVAADEINYRRFFDINELAAVCMENPLVFFHAHRCIIQLAARGLISGLRIDHVDGLFAPEEYLWRLQWMYMAETVRWRMTTNAVACHMTPQAEFDLALSTISELTDGAAASFIDISREVDVAESAAVAACVRTLCLRMGLPYPSAQDWPAVVGGAWDAPQAPSEERMEAASPLTPRFRGAVPLYVVVEKILGPDEPLPESWPVAGTSGYDFLTHANGLTVSPEGWKQLCRDYARWVPEYGAYRQVAIDAKRLILRTAMSSELQMLAHRLNRISERQRRTRDFTLNLLRTSLREVLVYFPVYRVYPQHGCVSDRDRCFVRHAVAMAKRRNQTSDTDAFDFIQDVLTMAHPEGATDEVILERELFTGRFQQVTSPVMAKGVEDTAFYVYVPLASVNDVGAEPGAPTVSVADFHQLAIERHQEWPHAMLATTTHDTKRTEDVRARLNVLSEMPGQWRAAVHRWSRLNRRWRVDIEGSAAPSRNDEYLFYQSLLGIWPLEPPGAEEHAELVRRLQQYMEKATREAKQYTSWIRPDHRYDDALREFVAHVLKPAGSNRFLQAFREFQQQIVTYGLCNSLCQLALKLTLPGCPDIYQGQEQWDFSLVDPDNRRPVDYGARLNALEQFCEIGDHEQSPDQFAESLSNQLSSPLCKHFVTWRLLDLRRKWPALLSDGEFEPLAVHGPASAHVLAFARMAPERSDRAVLVVISRFLATLDNASVATDELSGCAHRWRDTALDCGRFADWNYSCAVSGNCGRLSPLSSIAELLPSWPMCVAVLESGE